Proteins found in one Hippopotamus amphibius kiboko isolate mHipAmp2 chromosome 12, mHipAmp2.hap2, whole genome shotgun sequence genomic segment:
- the ART4 gene encoding LOW QUALITY PROTEIN: ecto-ADP-ribosyltransferase 4 (The sequence of the model RefSeq protein was modified relative to this genomic sequence to represent the inferred CDS: substituted 1 base at 1 genomic stop codon), translated as MKLQGQKSAFNTNKSCPLTDRCRRILLPNTAAPSVRIWLLRGQLPLLLLCSSLQRPTVAVKIDFDLAPNSFDDQYQGCSQQVMEELTQGDYFTKELGSRRNYHRDWQRAHLTWLGQGKALPENMTITHAVAILVYLLNDRVHSDFSRAMASTTGSPQQYKHSFHFKYLHYYLTSAIQLLRKENVMRNDSLCYEVHHEVKGVSLEAPVGATIRFGQFLSTSLLREEAQKFGNQTLFTILTCLGAPVQDFSLKKXVLVPPYELFEVVNISYHPRGNWLQLQSTGTQSTYNCQLLKASSKKCIPTPVVTASLSFLTSVIISCKSGA; from the exons ATGAAGCTGCAAGGGCAAAAAAGTGCTTTTAACACCAACAAATCCTGCCCATTGACTGACAGATGCAGGAGGATTCTTCTCCCAAATACTGCAGCCCCTTCGGTGAGAATCTGGCTCCTGAGAGGGCAGCTTCCTCTCCTGCTGCTGTGCTCAAGTCTGCAGAGACCCACG gTTGCAGTTAAAATTGACTTTGACTTGGCACCAAATTCCTTTGATGATCAATACCAAGGCTGCAGCCAGCAAGTGATGGAGGAACTGACTCAAGGGGATTATTTCACAAAAGAACTAGGATCTCGCAGGAATTACCACAGGGACTGGCAACGTGCCCACTTAACCTGGTTGGGCCAAGGAAAAGCTCTCCCCGAAAACATGACTATTACACATGCTGTGGCCATCTTGGTTTATTTATTGAACGACAGGGTTCATTCAGACTTCTCCAGAGCCATGGCCAGTACCACTGGGTCTCCCCAGCAATATAAACATTCATTCCATTTCAAATATCTGCACTACTACCTGACCTCGGCAATCCAGCTGCTGAGGAAAGAGAATGTCATGAGGAATGATTCTCTGTGTTATGAGGTGCACCACGAGGTGAAGGGCGTTTCCTTGGAAGCCCCTGTAGGTGCCACCATTCGCTTTGGCCAGttcctctccacctccctcctAAGAGAAGAGGCACAGAAATTTGGGAACCAAACTTTGTTTACCATATTGACCTGCCTGGGGGCACCTGTACAAGACTTCTCTCTCAAGAAGTAGGTCCTGGTCCCTCCTTATGAGCTGTTTGAAGTTGTAAATATAAGCTACCACCCAAGAGGAAATTGGTTGCAACTGCAGTCAACTGGGACCCAGAGCACATATAACTGTCAGCTGCTGAAAG cTTCCAGCAAAAAGTGCATCCCTACTCCTGTAGTTactgcttctctctcctttttgacCAGTGTCATCATCTCTTGCAAAAGTGGAGCATAA